In the Salvia miltiorrhiza cultivar Shanhuang (shh) chromosome 8, IMPLAD_Smil_shh, whole genome shotgun sequence genome, CAACAACTTGTGATGTtttggtgtgtgtgtggttgggggggggggggggcatgGTGATCATACTTCAAAACTTGTCCTGATTAGGGGTTTTGGGATATATTGCAGACATGAACTTGTGCCTGATGAAGAACTAGGTTCTTTCTATGACTTATTAATTGATGACCCACCTGATGTTCGACGCGCCATTGGAGCCCTAGTACATGACCATTTGATTGCTCAGAAGTTCAATAATTCACAATCTCTCTCAACAGGTTACCGTTGTTTTCAGATGCATCtatattttaatctttaatttgCCTGATTACCTATGTTATTTCTTTCAGGCAGTGATAGTGATTCTCCAGAGGTCCACATCAATAGAATGTTGAAGATACTCAAAGAATTTTCAGCTGATCCCATTCTGAGTTCATATGTCATTGATGATATCTGGGATTACATGGGGGCCATGAAAGTACGTAACTGCTAATGGTAACATGTGATATGCAtgttataaattcaattaaaacaTTTGGAGAGCAGTAGTTGGAAACGTAAAAAGGATATATATCGTGGTTTTTGGGATGTTGCTTTGGTGTGCTTGTCGCTCGAATATATCTTTCTCACCCTTTCCTAGTTCAATTAGTTTACTGGAaaagaacaaagaaatcaaaagAATGAGGTTTCCTGCTAATGTCATCTACACTATTAATTTCACCTAGCTTCAAAATGTAACATTATTTTGTTGTGAGTACTGAGTAGAAGCACACTAGGTTCATGAATCATCAAAATTAAGTGGGTCAGTGATTGTTCCTAGGTTATGAAGATAATGAATTAATGATGATacatatattttatactattcaCTGTTGATGTACTCACTTCATGCACGATCTCTTTTGGCTTCTTCTCCATTTTTCTGTTCACGTTCTTTTCTTCCTGGAAGTATGGCTTTTCTTGTATTGCTATATCTGAACCATTTTCTAGGTGTTCCTAATTATGTGGCTGGAAAGTTGTTTAAATAAATTCAGTGGAACCAGATGGATTTCCAATCATACTAGTGTCTGTTCATAAATTGGCTGCCTCGTGAAGGAGTGAATGTACTTGCAGGATTGGAAGTGCATCATTCGTATGCTTCTGGCAGATAACCCATCAGCTGAGCTTGATGATGCAGATGCTACAAATTTGATTCGGCTTCTCTTTGCATCAGTTAGGAAGGCAGTAGGAGAGAGGATTGTTCCTGCTACTGACAATAGAAACCCACATCATACCAAAGCTCAGAAGGTTATATTATTACTGTTTTATCAtcatttttctaatatttttctGTCAGAATTCCAATTCTGTTTTATATTTAATCCACTGCAGCTGTTTATTGAATTTCTTCAATTGTATTTATCAACAAAGATATTATGACCCTGCAATGTATTATAACCAAATTCTACAGTATCCAATTCCATGCTTTTGCTTTACCATTACCAGGAAATGTTTGAAAACAGTAAGCGCGACATAACAGTTGCCATGATGAAGACCTATCCCCAGCTCTTACGCAAATTTATGCCTGACAAGGACAAAGTGGCTCCTCTAGTTGAAATTATTCCCCACATGAATCTTGAGCTTTATTCTCTTAAGAGACAGGAACAGGTGAATACCTTAAATTGCTTTTCTACATGGTTTAATCTATATAGTTGTACAAGACATGGTACTCTTAAGTCTTAACACAAAAGTGATACAATATATGTTGTGGAAAATGTCTTTTGCAGAACTTCAGGGCTGTTCTTAAACTTATGAGAGAGGCCTTTTTCAAGCATGGGGAGAAGGATAATTTGAGAGCATGTGTGAAGGCAATTAAGTTCTGTTCCTCTGAGAGCCAAGGAGAATTGCAAGACTTTGCCCAAAATCAGATCAAGGACCTTGAGGATGATTTGGTTGCCAAATTAAAATCGGCTATGAAAGATGTTATGGTAGAAATCTCACAAAGCTTATATTTTCTGTATTTGCATGATGATCTGAGGATTGACTTGCTTCTTGTGCGCAGAACGGTGGTGATGAATACTCCTTGCTTGTAAATCTGAAAAGGTTGTATGAACTTCAGTTATCGCACAAAGTTCCTCTAGACAGCTTGTATCAAGACCTTGTACATATTCTTCAGAGTTTCAGGAACATGGATGATGAGGTCTGCAAACTAAATGTCTTCATTGCACAATCATTTGTTCTTCTATCATGTTTCTTGACATCATGCTTTGCGATACAGGTTGTTGTTTTTTTGCTTCTGAATATGTTCCTTCATGTCTCTTGGTGCCTCTACTCCATTCTATCAAGTGAAACAGTTTCAGAGGCATCTTTATCTTCTCTGTTAGGGAAGCGTGATGCCTTGTTGGAAGAACTTGATTACTTTTTACGTGATTCTTTTCAACTTCATAGTGATATTAGGTCTAAAACTCAGCTGGCATATCGGGTTAGCACTCTCTTTCGTATGATTTCTCACTTATCAGCTCTGCCTTGTTTGCCACTTACTGTTTTGGCCTTTTAAAGAATTTTAGAATTACTATTTTGTTTGACTCTGCTGGTGTGCATACTTTTGGTAGGTCTGTGGTATTCTGGCAGATACCTGGTGTTTGTTCAAAAGGACTAAATTTGCTTTAACAAAGCTGGAAATCTTAGGGTATAGTCCAGATGTAACCATTATTGAAAAGTACTGGAGGATGTGCGAGCAACTGCTTGATGTTTCAGGTAGTTGACTGTATCTCTTCTAACTGGTACAGTTTTAAATATGTTGTAATTATTCAATATGCTGTTATTGAGCTGCATGAATATTTATGCATGTGCTCATAATTTTCAAAGCATTCCAACTAAGAGATCTGGTTTACCCTGATGGCTGTGGTAAAGTCCCACCTTTCCAAGTCTGTCTTTTCTTGTTAGATTTTGCTATTTCTTTTGGCTTCGCAAAATCATATAGATTGCTGGTCCTGCTGCCTGCTTGCTTTTGCTGTACTTTGACCAATGAAATCATCCCTAAAGTACTTGTTAAACAATTTTACGTGAGCATGTTTGTTTCTTtatattatatgtaatgtttttttttttttttttttttttctggaaaaataatgtattttaaatttatctCTGATTCGCTGCAGATGATccagaagatgaagaagaaaacagAGAATATATTGAGGAGAATAATGCTGACATGGTGATGTTTGCTCTGGCCAAATTAGTATCTACTGATACAGTTGCTAAGGTATCTCTACCTTTTCGTTTCTTTCTAGTTATTGATATGATTTCTGTGTGTCAATCCATATACTGTTTTATGCCCTGCGATATTTTTTGCTTATAATTCTTATTCTTTGCTCTGTGTGTGTTAGTTCCTGATACATTTGTCAATTTTAGGGAAAGATAAAGCTATTTTAAAGTTTAAAAGTGATTTGACTTATATGTGCATGCTTGTTATATGTATGGTGTTCCGACTGCAGGAACATCTTGCCCCAGAGGTCATCTCTCATCTGGAGAAGTATAGTGCTAGTGTCGCCGAGATAGTTAAGCATCTAATCTCTTCCTTAAAGAAAAAGGGAGACATCTCAAATATTCTTTTAGAAGCCCTGAAAAGGGTAAGGCTACTAATTACCCACTTACTTTTTATGgtctttaactttttttttttggctgcTTCAATGTTTTCATTTTCCGGTTTTCCTTCATCAAAGGATGTGACAATAATGCTGATAATAGTGTGGTTAATGCCCAAGGccagaggtcttgggttcgagtccaccgtggtgcggtctttaaatttttttatttacttgttaatttatcaaaataaaaaataaaaaataatgctGACATAGTACAGCCTCATGGTTAGCgggttgtattttattttatttttggaatttgTGGTTAGTTGTTTGGGTAGgagtgggggggggggggagagaagGAGGTTAGATGGGCCCTCGAGGGGATCCACATTAAGTCGTGTGATAGCATCAATAAAGAAAGAGCACCGAAGATCAAATTTCTGTAATTAAAGCTTTGTGACAGTGTTTATATGTTTTGACTAGGCATACCAAAGGTATCTGGTGGCAATTTCCTCTGGTGATGATGAAATATCAAGCAAGAAATTCCAGGAATGTAAAAATCTTGCTGCTCGGCTGTCTGGGTCGTACGTTGGTGCTGCTCGAAACAAGTATAAAGCTGAAATATTGAATATTGTCAGAGAAGGTATCAATTTTGCATTTGCAGAAGCACCAAAGCAGCTGTCATTCCTCGAGGGTGCAATGCTTCATTTTGTATCCAAACTTCCTGCGTCTGACATATTTGACATGTAAGAGCTTCTCTTCCAATTTTACTGACATTAAAAAGGCATGAAAGAAACTAATCACATAAAAGCACTTATTAATACattgtgtttttctttttgtgggAAGTATCAGtttataaatggattaataTGTAGTTGGTGGATTATTTTAAGTCATTTATATACATTAGAATCTGTGTTTAATCCTCTTAAGtcgaataaaataattaatgaactACAAGAAATCAGCTTAGCGTAATATTGATCTTATCATTTTCTGATAGCATATTCCTATTGCTAAATTTGATTTGTGAGAAGCGTAGCAGATGCGTACAGCTGCATATGGGCTTCAACAGATCTTCCAAATACATGCTTAggattttatattaaaatgtaACGTGACAAATAAATTTACACATTTACTTGTTATTTGACTAGTATGAAAGGAGTTGAGAGAAGAACTGAAAATTTGAAGACGGATGAAGATCCAAGTGGCTGGCGTGCCTATTACACATTTCTAGACAGCCTTCGCgagaaatatttgaaaaatgaaGCTGCCAAAGGTACTCCATGCTTCAGATTCttgacaataattttttttttttttgggggggggggggcaaaCGGAGTTTTGAGAACTTAAGACAAGTCATGCCTTCTTTTGGCTTGAGGTATAATGTCTGACACGCCTTATGCTCTCTGGTTATGTATATCTCTCTATTGAAAACATTTAGTTTAACAATACATATTACAAGGTATCAGAAGTTAGTGATATTTAACTTTGGGGTTATACTACGCTAACTACCAAAACCTGATGTGCATAAAGTTGCAGATGGTAAAGAAGGCACAACCGTAAGACGGCGTGGTCGCCCACGCAAGCAGCAGACTCTACAAGGAAAAAGGCTTTTTGATGAGCAAAATTCAAGTGAAGAAGAAGATTCAATTAGTGGGTCTGATCAGGATTTAGGTGCTGAAGACAAGCAAGAAGAGGATGAACCATTGATAAACTCACTTAGAGCATCATCCAAGCTAAGATCATTAAGGGTTTCTAAGAGCCACACAAGAACAGTAGACAGTGACCGAGCAACAGAGGAGCTGACGACCCCAAAAACTTCtggtacatatatatatgtgtgtgtgtatatatatgacTTTTTTTCATGCCTCTGCCGCTTGAGGAGTAGAATAAGGCCGATTTCTTACTTTCCCTCTTCTTTATGTTTCATTTCACTAGTATAAAATTACGTTTTCCTGATGTAGGGGCTTCCAGTTAGCAAAATGTCAAACCAAAATGAAGCAATTTCTGGACATGAAGAGTTGGAACCTCTCCAATGATAATCGAGCTGGGCAGTGTCGTGTCATGTAAGTTATGAAGCTACAGTTTGTCTGTGTATTTTGTTGTCGCACTTTTGCTCACAGCTTCCATAAGATGATTCCGTAGGTGTACAAATTTGCCACAGGATGTCATGTGCTATTTTCGGTATGATAATTGTTTGGAATCTTTGCTGCTGCTCGAACCTTTTAACCTCGTATTTATAAGGTCGTTGATAGTATGTATAGATAGTTGatcattcttttatttatttctgcCAGTACATTTTTCTGAAATCTAGCCATGTATGACGCTAATCCTGGGCATAAGATGAATTCAATACTGTGGTActtgtaaaaaatattttatgcgGTACGTGGAGGGATAATCAAGACATTGTTAGAGAGAAGCATAATAAATAGGTTAGGATGATGctaatttcaaattaaactaCATTTTGTTCCCAACTTAGCAAACAAAAATACTCCAGTTTATGTAATATTCCTGATACATTATTGTGTTGGTTGTacagctactacagtttctgtATCACAAAAACATTGTAAATTCTGGGTTACTTTTTAAAGTAGGGTCAGATCAGAAGTTGGTTGGTTCTAAGTTTTTCCAGATCATCGTGATTGTGCAACTAATTCAATATTTGGAGCAAATACAGATTAATGAATGGAAGTAACTGTCTTTAAACTACTTATAATAATCACCATTGTTCATTTGTCGAATATAAGCTTATACCGTAACTGGAAATCGTCGAAATTGGAATATGATTATATCATCATTTGAAAATCGTACACATTATTCAGTCCTGTCCAGTTCCCTAAAATATATACTgtacaatatttttttgaaaattccaATGAATACGTTAGCTGCTACGTCGACACACAATGTAGAACCAgactttaaaataaatgaaattcaCGTCGAGACACTAACAACATTTCAAGTGATTTTATGGGTATAGTATTCTTTTAAATTCACTAATTAGATTGGATTTCAAGTTGAAAATAAATGTCCAAGTATCCTGTAAAAATGTAACTTCATAAACACATTATGATTCAAAACaagcttaaaaaaaaaacaagcaatTTGTTACAAGTACTTTTATTTAGAGTTCTATTCGTTTTGCTTTTCCGTACAAAGTAGATTTCTTTTGTTAATcacatattataatatattatatttcttttacagatgatttctttttataaaacaTTATTAGAACGTTTTTGAATCAATAAACCATCATTATATTTACTCACAATGTAAACgtaatttaatactatattattatCGATTTTATAAGATGCGATTTTTATTAACTATAGTCTGAGTCTCTCTAAACAGGCAGTTGAGATATTTATTAACACAAGTACCtacaatttattattattattattattattattattattattattattattatttaaacgAAAATTTAAGTGATtgaaaaaacaagaaaagttAATGATTAAAATGGTAACAAGTAGTAATGTATTTGAAAATAAGAACTCGCCGTGATGATGCATGATGGTCATTCACTTGGACGACGTCTGTTAACTTTCTATGTTATTGAACtttatataatttgaataatatGTATTGTATCTCAATGATAAAACATAAAGATTAGTGACAAAGACAAATGTTATTTATCTGATAACTGTTTTATACTACATTATTATAGTAATGTAAGATCAATAGCATATGAAACGCTGCAACGCAACACCATAGCTAACACCACAATTCCATAAAATTGTATTATCATGTTTTGTGTATACAGCAAATGCTAGAGTGAAAATGTTagatgtaataataataattaaaaaaaagaaaaaagaaaaaagaaagccGCGgcagaataaaaaaataaattaaacttgaCCGCAACTCACAAGAGACTTGAGGGGCATAATAGTCAGCTTATGAAACTTTCTTGATTTAGGCGAACCTGGCTAATCAGCCTACGCCACCGCGGCGTATAGTAGCATCGTGTGCCACTCCATGGTGCACACtacatatatattatcaatcaaaaatttcatgaaaaggaaacaaaattgaaaaagatTTGCGCACTGCGCTTCGAGCCTTACTTGAATTGCTTCCATTTTTGTGCTCTCTGCAATTCACCGCTCTCCTCGCTCGAAATAGTATTTTCCGCTGTTTTCTCTTTCAATTTTTGAGGTATGTTGTATATTTAGGGCTTTTGAGAGGGTTTAAATTTTGTCTCTATTTTCTTTCAGGAATCTTTCTGTCAATTATGCCGTTTAGGTTCGtacataacaaaaaaaaaccaaaaaacttGCGTGCAGTCGCGCTTGTTTTGCGTAGAGCAGTCATGCACAGTTTTCTTTGAAGTGGAAATATATGTTCATACATGCCGCTGTGTGTTTAAAATCTtgaaatgtgtttttatttgatggagttgtttattttcttattccCCCCTAAAATAACTATGCTTTTTATAGATTCCGAAGAATGAGGGCATCAAACGAAGCGTCCACCAGCACTGAGCTGGCCAACAGTTTATTTCGAAGCCGACCTGAGGTGGTAAGTTGAGTAAAAGGGAACTGGTTCGATCCGTCAGCTTCTTTGCAATAGTTATTAATGAACGCCGAAGTTTAATAAAGATGTCAAGGCCTTATGTTTATGCGTTTTGAAATTTGCATGAGCTGGATGGCTCTCCTTTTTCCTCGTCTAGTCTTGGCTTGAACTTTTCATTGTGGCTATCTCTAGAGAGTTAAGTTACTCCTGTTTACTTGAATTACTATTTTGCATCGATATTTGCACACTTGAATTACTATTTTGTTAATACTTTAACTAGGGTTCTTTTAAGGTGTTTTCTGTGCATTTCATTGGGGAAGATTTTATATACTCactattttcataaattcataataaaGTGGTGGTGTGGATCATTTAATGTGGTGGAGTATATATTGGTAAAAAAGATTGGATTGCGACCAAAAATATTGTCTGTGCTCAGTAATTATGTGCAAAAAGTATATCACCAGTGAACTACATTTTGTGCTTGCTGAATTCCTCCTCACTCTCGACACAAACTTCCTCTACTTAACCTTGGTGGCGTTTGAATCAGTTCGATTATGTGTTCAGAAACCATAAGGTTCCTTAATGACTAACTCTGTTCTGTTTTATATAAAGGCCCTTGATTTAATTGCTGCGGTCAAGGGACTGCACGAGCTTAGCCCTCAACAGCTTGGAAAACTAATCAGAGATTCTGGGAACAATGTGGTTAGGCACATTGCTGAAGATGGATCATGCATACAGGTTATTAGGAAGAAATAAATAGCTATATTGATTCCTATTTAAACTTTGGAATGCAAATGTTTGAATCACATGATCATTGCAGGTTGACTTGGAAAAATTTGCTAGGTATCTTCCTCTTCACCTTATTGCAGTGATTATGGCTTGGGAAAGGGACAAATCCACATTCAAGTACTTGTTATGTGGAATTCTTCTCTTGCATTCCATGTGCGATCTTGCTTCTCGGGTGCCCAAAATTGAGCAGGTTATCAGAAGTCATACTATATTTATCATCATATCAAGCAGATAATACTGGTCTAAATTGTTTCAATTTGCAAAAGTTTAAGCCTTTTATCACATTATAATTGGATATGTGTGTGCAGATTGATGCAAGCTGAATAAACATTAAAGGGATGGAAATTAAATCTTTATTTTGACTTGGTTGCTTTACTTGTGGCTTGTATTTTCTTGGAGTGGTTTTTTCCCAGCTCCTTATCTTCAATTGATCCTAGCTTTTTCTTCAATCTATCTTCCTTGTTTTTGTACTTGAAAATTATTGTCATCTTCTCAACTTCTGGATACATACCTGTTATGTGTTATGATGTGGTTATACACATATACATTCTCTGTATGCCCCTTCATTCATTTGTTTTCTTCAGATATTGCTTGATGATGTGAAGATATCAGAACAGCTAATTGACCTGGTCTTTTATCTGCTAGTTCTCCTTGGTGCATACAGACAGGTCAATATTCATtgtcttgaaattttagatctttATTTGTTGTTTGTAGATGTGTACTGACTATTTCGTATCCAGGAAACTCACACCATTCCCAATGACATGGTTCTTCTTCATTCAGCTCTGGTTGCTTGCAGTCTAAAATTGTTGACAGTTATTGTTTCTCCACAGTACCAAGAGGTTGCTCAAGTTTGACTGCATATTACAAGGTAGCAATCCAGGAAATTTTCAGTGAAAACTGAAAACATGTAAATCACTTGCTTTATATTTCTATAACATTGACTAAATTTTCCTGCTCCATCTTGTTGGTTGTTGTTATTTCAAAACTTTGTTCAATGATGTTGTGGCTGAGTAAGTGGATTTGGTCGCAGGTGGACATATTCATGGAGGCAGCATTTGCTGCTGTTTGTGTTGATGTCAAGTTTCTGCATACCAAACTGTCTGCTCAACAGGATGATTCATCTGGAAGTGCTTCCCCTACTGCTGAAGAGACCTTGAATCACCTCTGCCAGCAGTGTGATTCTTCTCTTCAATTTCTACAGTCTCTGTGTCAGCAAAAGTTGTTTCGGGAATGCGTTGTTAAGAACAAGGTTTTGCTAGATTCTTTCCTTTCATCTGATTAGCGTATTCACTGCCTGAAAGCATTGGCATTTCTTTGTGACATCACATGTGGTGAAAACATGTCTTCCGCTCCAGGAAACTTGAGCTGGAAGTTTTGTACATCTGAATTCACTCATGTAGGACTTCATTTGGAtaacttgatttatttttttccatgtGAGATAGTAAGAGATTCCATAATCAGCTTGATTTGCTTATCCGTTGCTGTTTTATCTGATGAATGTCAGTCTCCTGTATGGTCTAGGATTTGCTTGTTACATTGACTTTGGGTGAAAAAGTTTCTGTTAGCTACAAAGGATTGCAACATTACTAGGATCAATACAAGCCAAATTATTTTACAGTGTGGTGTCGTCAGTTATTTTTTGTTGACTTAGCTAGATTAGTACTGTGATTTAGTACATTGCATGTTCTATCAATAGCACTTCTTGTAATCTCATTGGTTAAAATTAAATCTCACACTACTGAATCCCTCTTTATTCCTGAttactttctcttttttttctttttccccttttgtttctttatcattttctttactTCCACCTGTTAATTAATCCAGGAGTTGTGTGGCAATGGAGGGTGTTCTTATTCTGGTTCAGGCCGTCATGAACTTAAAGTTATCAGGCTCAGACAATACTTCCTCGTACATGGCTGCTATCTCTCGTCTGAAATCTAAAGCTTTATCTATTGTGAGTTTACATCCAATTAAGATAAGTGGATATGTCTTTCAATATTATAACTGCTGATAAAGGCAGAAGACCTCAGATTTTTTGATGAGCTTATGCTTGGTATGGTTGTGTGAAACAGGCccttctttcttttaagtaacTGTTGATATTTTCCCTTGCAGCTTTTGCACCTTTGTGACGCAGAAAGTGTATCCTACCTGGATGAGGTGGCCAGCAATGCTGCAAGTCAGGATATGGCAAAGTCCGTTGGACTCG is a window encoding:
- the LOC131000519 gene encoding sister-chromatid cohesion protein 3-like isoform X1 yields the protein MEEEPVAPDTATRRSKRPRAEVKQADFTRTDRIEDLLEEEREESSDEFQQPRPKAKRNRANEGASTSAAAARKADHTLIEVIKGDGKEIPEVVKRWVEHYERNQKSAMAELLTMLFEACGAKYSILEENIDETDVDDVVVALVNMAKRGEVEDYQSSKRGFKHLKDNLVYFWDNLVSECQNGPLFDQSLFDRCLDYIIALSCTPPRSYRQIASLMGLQLVTSFINVAKILGPQRATTQRQLDAENKKKIDGPRVESLTKRLSMTHEKITTLEEMMRKIFTGLFVHRYRDIDPDIRMSCIESLGVWVLSYPSLFLQDLYLKYLGWTLNDKSSGVRKISVLALQNLYEVDVNVPSLSLFTQRFYKRMLELADDVDISVSVCAIGLVKQLLRHELVPDEELGSFYDLLIDDPPDVRRAIGALVHDHLIAQKFNNSQSLSTGSDSDSPEVHINRMLKILKEFSADPILSSYVIDDIWDYMGAMKDWKCIIRMLLADNPSAELDDADATNLIRLLFASVRKAVGERIVPATDNRNPHHTKAQKEMFENSKRDITVAMMKTYPQLLRKFMPDKDKVAPLVEIIPHMNLELYSLKRQEQNFRAVLKLMREAFFKHGEKDNLRACVKAIKFCSSESQGELQDFAQNQIKDLEDDLVAKLKSAMKDVMNGGDEYSLLVNLKRLYELQLSHKVPLDSLYQDLVHILQSFRNMDDEVVVFLLLNMFLHVSWCLYSILSSETVSEASLSSLLGKRDALLEELDYFLRDSFQLHSDIRSKTQLAYRVCGILADTWCLFKRTKFALTKLEILGYSPDVTIIEKYWRMCEQLLDVSDDPEDEEENREYIEENNADMVMFALAKLVSTDTVAKEHLAPEVISHLEKYSASVAEIVKHLISSLKKKGDISNILLEALKRAYQRYLVAISSGDDEISSKKFQECKNLAARLSGSYVGAARNKYKAEILNIVREGINFAFAEAPKQLSFLEGAMLHFVSKLPASDIFDIMKGVERRTENLKTDEDPSGWRAYYTFLDSLREKYLKNEAAKVADGKEGTTVRRRGRPRKQQTLQGKRLFDEQNSSEEEDSISGSDQDLGAEDKQEEDEPLINSLRASSKLRSLRVSKSHTRTVDSDRATEELTTPKTSGASS
- the LOC131000519 gene encoding sister-chromatid cohesion protein 3-like isoform X2; this encodes MEEEPVAPDTATRRSKRPRAEVKQADFTRTDRIEDLLEEEREESSDEFQQPRPKAKRNRANEGASTSAAAARKADHTLIEVIKGDGKEIPEVVKRWVEHYERNQKSAMAELLTMLFEACGAKYSILEENIDETDVDDVVVALVNMAKRGEVEDYQSSKRGFKHLKDNLVYFWDNLVSECQNGPLFDQSLFDRCLDYIIALSCTPPRSYRQIASLMGLQLVTSFINVAKILGPQRATTQRQLDAENKKKIDGPRVESLTKRLSMTHEKITTLEEMMRKIFTGLFVHRYRDIDPDIRMSCIESLGVWVLSYPSLFLQDLYLKYLGWTLNDKSSGVRKISVLALQNLYEVDVNVPSLSLFTQRFYKRMLELADDVDISVSVCAIGLVKQLLRHELVPDEELGSFYDLLIDDPPDVRRAIGALVHDHLIAQKFNNSQSLSTGSDSDSPEVHINRMLKILKEFSADPILSSYVIDDIWDYMGAMKDWKCIIRMLLADNPSAELDDADATNLIRLLFASVRKAVGERIVPATDNRNPHHTKAQKEMFENSKRDITVAMMKTYPQLLRKFMPDKDKVAPLVEIIPHMNLELYSLKRQEQNFRAVLKLMREAFFKHGEKDNLRACVKAIKFCSSESQGELQDFAQNQIKDLEDDLVAKLKSAMKDVMNGGDEYSLLVNLKRLYELQLSHKVPLDSLYQDLVHILQSFRNMDDEVVVFLLLNMFLHVSWCLYSILSSETVSEASLSSLLGKRDALLEELDYFLRDSFQLHSDIRSKTQLAYRVCGILADTWCLFKRTKFALTKLEILGYSPDVTIIEKYWRMCEQLLDVSDDPEDEEENREYIEENNADMVMFALAKLVSTDTVAKEHLAPEVISHLEKYSASVAEIVKHLISSLKKKGDISNILLEALKRAYQRYLVAISSGDDEISSKKFQECKNLAARLSGSYVGAARNKYKAEILNIVREGINFAFAEAPKQLSFLEGAMLHFVSKLPASDIFDIMKGVERRTENLKTDEDPSGWRAYYTFLDSLREKYLKNEAAKDGKEGTTVRRRGRPRKQQTLQGKRLFDEQNSSEEEDSISGSDQDLGAEDKQEEDEPLINSLRASSKLRSLRVSKSHTRTVDSDRATEELTTPKTSGASS
- the LOC131000519 gene encoding sister-chromatid cohesion protein 3-like isoform X3, whose amino-acid sequence is MAELLTMLFEACGAKYSILEENIDETDVDDVVVALVNMAKRGEVEDYQSSKRGFKHLKDNLVYFWDNLVSECQNGPLFDQSLFDRCLDYIIALSCTPPRSYRQIASLMGLQLVTSFINVAKILGPQRATTQRQLDAENKKKIDGPRVESLTKRLSMTHEKITTLEEMMRKIFTGLFVHRYRDIDPDIRMSCIESLGVWVLSYPSLFLQDLYLKYLGWTLNDKSSGVRKISVLALQNLYEVDVNVPSLSLFTQRFYKRMLELADDVDISVSVCAIGLVKQLLRHELVPDEELGSFYDLLIDDPPDVRRAIGALVHDHLIAQKFNNSQSLSTGSDSDSPEVHINRMLKILKEFSADPILSSYVIDDIWDYMGAMKDWKCIIRMLLADNPSAELDDADATNLIRLLFASVRKAVGERIVPATDNRNPHHTKAQKEMFENSKRDITVAMMKTYPQLLRKFMPDKDKVAPLVEIIPHMNLELYSLKRQEQNFRAVLKLMREAFFKHGEKDNLRACVKAIKFCSSESQGELQDFAQNQIKDLEDDLVAKLKSAMKDVMNGGDEYSLLVNLKRLYELQLSHKVPLDSLYQDLVHILQSFRNMDDEVVVFLLLNMFLHVSWCLYSILSSETVSEASLSSLLGKRDALLEELDYFLRDSFQLHSDIRSKTQLAYRVCGILADTWCLFKRTKFALTKLEILGYSPDVTIIEKYWRMCEQLLDVSDDPEDEEENREYIEENNADMVMFALAKLVSTDTVAKEHLAPEVISHLEKYSASVAEIVKHLISSLKKKGDISNILLEALKRAYQRYLVAISSGDDEISSKKFQECKNLAARLSGSYVGAARNKYKAEILNIVREGINFAFAEAPKQLSFLEGAMLHFVSKLPASDIFDIMKGVERRTENLKTDEDPSGWRAYYTFLDSLREKYLKNEAAKVADGKEGTTVRRRGRPRKQQTLQGKRLFDEQNSSEEEDSISGSDQDLGAEDKQEEDEPLINSLRASSKLRSLRVSKSHTRTVDSDRATEELTTPKTSGASS
- the LOC131000562 gene encoding LOW QUALITY PROTEIN: nodulin homeobox-like (The sequence of the model RefSeq protein was modified relative to this genomic sequence to represent the inferred CDS: inserted 2 bases in 2 codons; deleted 1 base in 1 codon); translated protein: MRASNEASTSTELANSLFRSRPEVALDLIAAVKGLHELSPQQLGKLIRDSGNNVVRHIAEDGSCIQVDLEKFARYLPLHLIAVIMAWERDKSTFKYLLCGILLLHSMCDLASRVPKIEQILLDDVKISEQLIDLVFYLLVLLGAYRQETHTIPNDMVLLHSALVACSLKLLTVIVSPQYQEVAQXLTAYYKVDIFMEAAFAAVCVDVKFLHTKLSAQQDDSSGSASPTAEETLNHLCQQCDSSLQFLQSLCQQKLFRECVVKNKELCGNGGVLILVQAVMNLKLSGSDNTSSYMAAISRLKSKALSILLHLCDAESVSYLDEVASNAASQDMAKSVGLEVLDLLKKMFGIDSRQLXCSSEVSYPKGQLELNAMRLADVFSDDSNFRSFIMINFREALAAIFLLPHGEFLSGWCSSDLLVSEEDAPLDVPRSSYAHQRTSLLIKVIANLHCFVPDVCQDEKDLFLNKFIRFIQKEYQKLSDGFFSTSEADRVSTVSKNLCSLLSHAESLVPGFLNEDDVQLLR